A single region of the Chitinophaga niabensis genome encodes:
- a CDS encoding RNA polymerase sigma factor encodes MLFTDDVNIVEGLKQGNEVAFDEMFKRYFEILCLHAHSVLEDSEEAKDLVQELFTKLFRYNHIWTNVVDLRGYLFRCIHNSCLNALKKRKVLSERKQLYLSETFAFLKNGQTSENEILRFEENALESINNLLPDLPPQRLAAMNLVYVIGSSYEEAASLMGVSENTIKTHLRLGREYIRAKLLVRLLAIALILQYFDFNHFLPVRYAIG; translated from the coding sequence ATGCTTTTCACAGACGATGTAAATATTGTAGAGGGTCTTAAACAAGGAAATGAAGTAGCCTTCGACGAAATGTTCAAAAGGTATTTTGAAATTCTTTGTCTGCATGCGCATAGTGTGCTGGAAGATTCTGAAGAAGCCAAAGATTTAGTACAAGAGCTTTTTACTAAATTGTTTCGATATAACCATATTTGGACTAATGTAGTTGATCTTCGTGGTTATTTATTTCGCTGTATTCATAATAGTTGTCTCAATGCATTAAAGAAACGAAAAGTACTGTCTGAAAGAAAGCAACTATATCTGTCTGAAACTTTTGCATTTCTTAAAAATGGACAAACATCAGAAAATGAAATTCTGAGATTTGAAGAAAATGCTCTTGAATCAATTAATAATTTACTTCCTGATCTACCACCTCAACGTTTGGCCGCTATGAATTTGGTTTATGTTATTGGATCTTCTTATGAGGAAGCGGCATCTTTAATGGGAGTTAGTGAAAACACTATAAAAACACATCTTCGCTTAGGTAGAGAATATATAAGGGCTAAACTTTTGGTTCGGCTCTTAGCAATAGCCTTGATTTTGCAATATTTTGATTTTAATCATTTTTTACCGGTTCGCTACGCGATAGGCTGA